aaatgactcgattagcgagtttaacattgtttaaaaggcacaccgtaacggtccctggagtttagggtgttacattttTCCTCCATAATGGAACCACACTTGGCTGAGGCTTATGCTGTGTTGCATGGGCCTCTCTTTGTGCCTATGCTTGGATTATACTAAGGTAATTGCCAGATCAGACTGTCTTAGGGTGTGTTAGGCAATCAGTAATAACTCTGAGTGTGTCTTAGAGTTTGGAATGCTCTTTCAGGACATCATGGTTTTGAGTGGTAAACTGGAATCCTTTTCTATTAGACATTGTAACAGACTCCATAATAGTGTCTTTCACTCTCTGGCACAACTGGCTCTCTCCATGGAAGAGACCAAAGTTTGGTGGCCAAGTTTACCAATTTACCTGCGAGCAAATTTGTAGATCCATCTTTGTATGACTCTTTGGCTTGTTTGCCTTAATGAAATCattattttctctaaaaataaataaaataaaatgacaattttgagcactaatcagtaATAAAGTAGAATAAGTGCATGTAGGTGATTTATTAGGCGGAACCACATTAAATTTCTTCTATTTATTACCATTTATTATTCTATGAATTCGTGCAAACACTTATTGCTTTAATCAAATATCGTAGTTGGTTAAAATTAGAGTCAACAaaacttattttatttataattttatattaattagaATGGTAAACCATTTATATGCATCAATTATATCATAATTAGAAAACATAATTGTGATTTGcgcattttttttgtaattattaaaaaaattatatttttatatattttttgggagattgtaTGGTAGGGATTCATTTTCACGCTACTCGTACAACATACTTTTTATATGGACACGTAAAGGCGTCTTaaccacaatttttttttcacgATGGTGTTTATTGTATAATGAACCTCCTGCAGGTTTTCGAGAAATTCAGAATAATTAAAGTGctaaaaaaaaacttcaaaacGCTTGTTGTacatgtacttttatttaatattattattatatattttgcgtggtttttttaataaaaagtttAAATTATGTATAATAAAATTGATGTTTGGTGTGAGGGTAATTTTGGTTGATTAACCGTTTgaacattttattttttaaaattaacttttagacctcTTATTTTGTAAAAAGGTTAACAATAGGaataaatagatagattatttgaacactgtattttGACCGATTACCtgttttgaccctttatttttaaaaattaacgtatggaccatgtatttattaaaaatgttaagaaatactttataaaaagtaaattatatatatttatataatttatgacAATTCTAAACCTgatattttagccgattacccgttgggagctcttatttttaaaaattaacttgtagacctcaagttttgtcaaaaagttaaaaataataatacataaatcgattatttgaacactatatatATTTTGACagattacccgttttgacccttatatatagatttagatattttagttttttctttttaattattaaccaataatcataatttttaaaaagaagaattgaaaaatgtgaatttttttagaaaatagaaagagcACTTTGGGACAATTTTAGAGTGCACATCATCTCATTGGTGCTCTCGTTTATATAAATACTAGGTAAAAATAACGTACAAtcacatttgtttagttttaaacttATAAACATGCctattcaaacatgtatttatttttattatttttaattatcatataaattttaaataaataaacaatgtcataaaaatgaataaaatatgtttaatataatgtatgacataaatgtattaaaaaattaaggcaaaacattgtctataattttaataaaaactggttcactttttttcttcaatatataatagaatgaattatagttctataatatatataaatatttatatcaataatctctacatataagACATCTAAACATAATATTGACATATATACATATTTACATGgttacatgatatatatataaattacaataatatttaaaaagaaattaataataaaataaaataataatagaaaaaatcatagtgtagaaTAGTTATATGCATgaactatttttagtttataatataACTCGcaatgtcttttggtgaatttgatgaagaaaaagagctccaatcacttgataaaaaataaactatcacataaatttataagataaaaaaatgatgtatcgctttattatttttgaataaatataatttatttatttaaattatcataaaatatcttaaaaatttattgttttaattaattaatttttgtttaagtttatgtttgttctagtttttgtaTTTGGCACTGGCAAcaaaagattatgtattatatattttaatataatattaatattatacatggattttaaattttagtttgttgttagtttttttttttaaagaagtttgtttctagttgataatagattatattatgttatatgtttaatatgatattattctaatatgtgaagtttaagtttaagtttaattaaattttatttaagttataaaacatatgattttattatttttcaataattgtcattgtaaaatatctcaaaaatatattattttaatttatttaattaatttgatttaagtttaaatcatgtttacaatctatcattaaatataagaatattttggtatatataagaatattccgttaaagttaacgaaaaaaataaaataccaaTAAAACTACAAATTTCTATTTTtaacacacttattatataaaagatatatatatatatatatagaattagATACTTTagatatgataatttttttactttttaattattAACTGATAATCAcaaatttgaaaaagaagaattaaaaaatgtgaaaaatttagaaaatagaaaaagtgCTTTAGAGTAATTTTATAGTGACATATCATCTACTCGATGTTCTCCTTCATATAAATACTAGATAGAtacaatgcacatttgcttagttttatttatataatttattaattatttttattaaagttatattaatgtcatataaatttcaaataaatatcctagtttaattaaataatttatttatttttgtttaagtttatgtttgttgtagTTTTTGAGTTTGAGAGTGataataagagattatatattatatgtttaatgtaatattaaatattattttataataaataataatgtttaattaaatattaaataataatttgtttaattatttattattttaaaataattattattgtaaaatattttaaaaatattttattttaatttgttcaattatttattattgtaaaatatctcaaaaatattatattttaatttttttaattatttattttattttatacaattaaatataaaaatattttgttaaattaacattaaaaaaataaaaatccgctaaaaataaaaattttctttATCTACACGTTatagtataaatatatagatatataattaTAACAGGTGCATATGTTTCAAGgtctaattatttataattttagtttaagtacaattcagaaataaatatttattattattgtaaaaaaaCTTCGTGTCAAAACTTCGTGACATACCTGTCCTGTACCCACATAGATTTCGTGTCTTAATAATTTAACCATTCTGCTTACAAAATTTTGTCAAAGTATTAATATatgctttttttttcttaaatatataAAGAAATTGGGGACGTTACATGGCTAGCACGTTTTggtaaaattattaaaaaagaaaaaagaaaaatgggTGAGAGAAATTAGAAATAGTGCATCAAATCTCAACCATACTAACAACACGGTCTTCTTGTCTCCCTCCAAAGCTCCCCATTTTTCGTGAAATATAAcctccatttctctctctctctctttcttacATTTCCCTACAATGCCATGAAGAGTCTGAATCCCCACCCGAACCCACTCTCACATGTCCAACCCTCGATCATCGGAGAAACCACCCGACGTCGGAGACCCGGCGAAGACGCCGTCGCATCCACCGACGCCGACCGACCCATCTTCCTCAAGAGCCAAGCTCTTCAAAATCCCTCCATTTGCCTTTCGTGGAAATCCTAGAAGTGAGACAGAGGAAAGCGAAGacgaagaagaagatgaggacaccgaagaagaagaagaagatgaggaggaggaggaggacgaTGACGACAAAGCTGACGAATCCAATGACTCTTCTTTCGACACAGCATCGTTCCAGCTCAATCGCATTCGAACTCGATCGATTCCGTCTCCTCTCCGGTTTTCGTCGTCTGCTGATGATACTTCAAATAATATTGTGGTTGATGATTCTAACAAGACTAATAGTACGGCCGAGCAACGTCCCAAACTCACGGCAAAAGAACAAGGTAATTCTCCTTTTTCTCTCGGTACAAAtgattatatatacataaatattattcATACTGCTTTTGAATTTTAGTTTATTTGTCAGATCAGTATCGTTTAGTTTTGATCAGAATGGACTTGACCATCGTCAAATTCTATATTCTTGAAGATgatgaaaaagaaagaagaaataataATATTggaattatttatttgttttgtaGGGAGAAAGGTTTGTTGGAGTCAGTCAAAGTCTCTAAAAAACCCATCACCACTCAATCCAGCGTTGGAGGTAAAAAAATTGTCTGCATTTgtgtgtaaatatatatttatatataagaattttttttaagaagTGATGATAACAAAGTGCAAATGTTTTTATAAAAAGTGTACATTTTATATAAAAACATAGTAAAATGATATTtaacactaaaaaaaaaaagaaatgctATTAGATGTaaaatttatctgtttatattcTATGCATTTGAGCATTGCTGAGGTAGCAACACTAGTGGGTTCCCAACTTCCAAAACTTTGTAATTTCATATTAGACGACCAACAATTTACTTGTATAATTAACCATTTTGTAACGAGAAAGTAATAATTTATGGCCCTAATATTTTTTTCCAACTAAACAACAATTTTAAGTGATTATTATATATAAgataatagaaagaaaaaaatatcgtTACTACTAAAAAtcccataaatatatatttatttatttatttttatatatataagaaaatataATTGGTTTGTTAGAGAATATTGTGGTATCTCATGGGCTTGATGATAATGTGGTGGTTCTTAATGTGCTTTGAAGGGTAATTATGCAGCTTCTTCGAAAGAAATTCAGTCACCTCGTTTCCAGGCAATACTACGCGTTACTAGTGGCCGTAAGAAGCGAGCACCTGATATTAAGAGTTTCTCTCATGAACTCAACTCTAAAGGAGTTCGACCCTTCCCTCTTTGGAAGCCTCGTGCTTTCGGACACATGGAGGTACGTGcttcttctttattattatcatCAAATTTTCATacccatcattttttttttcatccaatgatgattttatatattaaatgtaCAGGAAATTATGATCGCTATCAAGTCAAAATTTGTTAAATTGAAGGAAGAGGTTAACTTTGATTTAAGTGCATTTGCTGGTGAGGTGGTAAATATACTTGAGAAACCTTCTGAAGTTCCCCCTGAAATGAGAGAGCCTTTGGAGGATTTATTAGTTGATACCCGAACCTGTGCAAGGATGTCATCAGATGAATTTTGGGTACAATGTGAAGGCATTGTTCAGAACTTGGACGATCGGCGTCAAGAATTACCTGTGGGAATACTTAAGCAAGCTTATACCCGCCTTCTGTTTATCCTCACTCGGTGCACAAGGCTTGTACAATTTCAAAAAGAGAGTGGTTTTGAGGAAGATCGAATTATGGGTCTTCACCAGCTCAGTGATCTTGGAGTATATCCAGAACAGTTAATTGATTCTATTCCACAGGATGTTTCTGGTCCTCTGAGTGAGAAGCATATGAAGAAGTCACGTGGTCATGAAAAAGGGAACAGAGGTGATGGCTCAGATGGTGTCGTAACCAAAAGCGTTATATCACGCACTTATAGGATGTCTTCTTGGAGGAAACTTCCATCTGCGTGGGATAAAAAGCGTAAAGGAGCAAATGCTTCTGATACAGCGTCAGAGGACAAACTAGATCCTCTGCATGCGAAAGATGATAGTAAAACCAGGGTCGAATGCCATGCTGATTCTTTGGATCCTTCATCATGCCATCCTGACCATTCACAGGCACCTACTGTAGTTCAAAGGCTTAGCTGGGGATTCTTTGGGGATCATCAACATGTCAGTGACGAAAACTTGATGATTTGTCGAATTTGTGAAGTTGAGATACCAACTGCACATGTGGAGGAGCACTCTCGAATATGCACTATTGCTGATAGGTGTGATCTAAAAGGCCTGACTGTGAATGAACGTCTTGAGAGGGTGGCAGAAACTCTTGAGAAAATAATAGAATCTTCATGCACACCCAAAAGCACGCCAAAAAGTGCTGATGCTCCAAGAGAAAGTTTTGAGGCTCATAGAGTATCAACCTCAAGTACGCATGAAGAGATGGAGGAGTTGTCACCTATGAAAAACACCTTGTCTCGTAGATGCTCTGCAGACACGCTTGACAGTGTTCCTGATGCCGACAGAGACAGTGGTTTTGCCTTAGATGATCTGAATGTTTTGCCTGAGATAGCATGTGAAATGCGTTCTGGGATGACGTCTGatcccaccacaaaatcatcATCTGCAGGAAGCTTAACTCCACGGTCACCACTATTAACACCGCGAACCAGCCAAATTGAGTTACTGTTGAATGGAAGGAAAACAATATCAGAACTTGAGAGCCATCAACAGGTTTGCTGTCATTTTTGGACATTATTTGGTATTGTGAAGTTTGGTGCCATGCTTTTTTGTAGTATTGTATgcccttttattatttaattttatgaaaaaattGCTTATGACAACCATGAGATTGATTTGTGCCAAATCCATGCATGAATCAATTCTTCATGAATACTGGGTTCGTGTTGTTTGGGATTGAGAGGGTATTCCTCTGAACATAAGAAGTTCTAGATCTGTCAATAATATGAACCAAACAGAGAATCTTTTATTGTGGCATATAGAGTTAGAGTAAATTGTCGAACTAACTTTAAAATCTAGCTACTTATGTTGCAACTGTTTGAGAGTCATTTTTTTAACTTAACTAGATTATGTAATGACAGATTTTCAAGCTACTGGACATTGCTCGTTCTGTTGCAAATATTAACAACTGTGAGTATAGTGCATTGCAATATATGCTTGAACGACTAGAATATCTAAAGTACGTCATCCAGGATAGGAAGATGGATGCTCTAGTCATTGAGACTTTTGGAAGACGTATTGAGAAATTACTACAGTGAGTCcattaaccttttttttttcttcttcttaataTGCAAACAACATCATTTGATTTGTTCTTGTAAAGGATTTTTCTCCAATTGATTTACCTGGTTGGAGATTTCAAAAGCCAATTTGTTTAAGCCTTAGTACTCATTTTTAACTTGTttgtttaatttcttaaaaatatttacaatgtctctaattattaattatgatttcaatATGCAGGGaaaaatatgtaaatctgtgCGGGCAAATAGAAGATGAAAAAGTCGATTCATCAGGCATGGCCGATGATGAGAGTTCAGTAGAAGAAGATACAGTCCGCAGTCTTCGTGCCAGCCCTATCAATGCATGTTGCAAGGACCGAACATCTATAGAAGATTTTGAGATAATAAAGCCAATAAGCAGGGGAGCATTTGGACGAGTCTTCTTAGCTAGAAAAAGAGCAACTGGAGACTTATTTGCTATAAAGGTAAAATCATGACAAAATATATGGGTCACACATATCAATGCAGACACAGTAATGTTCTCATTACAATATCCACTTTATCTCACACATCATCTACGAATGTTCAAAATTTGCTCGAAATAATGATTATGTTACCTTGGGTTTCTTTTTGGTATCATATTGGGTATTTTTTTTCCCTGAATTATTTTTAAGATTGCTGGTATATGCATTATAAATACAAGCTTTTTTAGTTACTTGGATGACGTGAGACAGTTAACATCTTGTACTAATCGTTATAGGGAATATTTGTACAGGTGCTAAAGAAGGCTGACATGATTCGCAAAAATGCAGTTGAAAGTATTTTAGCAGAGCGTAACATTCTTATCTCGCTTCGCAATCCTTTTGTGGTAAGCAAGTCTTATAAAGTACAAtgattatatttaaataaaatgctTATTATTCTAATAATTATGTAATCTTATTGATGAACAGGTTCGCTTTTTCTACTCCTTCACATGCAGAGAAAATCTCTATTTGGTTATGGAGTACCTAAATGGTGGAGATCTTTACTCTTTGTTAAGAAATCTAAGCTGCTTAGATGAAGATATGGCTCGTGTGTATATTGCAGAAGTTGTAAGGGCAATCTTATATCTATGGCATTTTGTTAATTTTACTTGCTTATGTTCCAAGTAAACTTTTTTCACAGACTATAGCATATATTTTGCTTGAAAATAACCAATTATTTTTTCTAGGTTCTTGCTTTGGAGTATCTACACTCTTTAAATGTCGTTCACAGAGATTTGAAGCCAGATAATTTGTTGATTGGTCAAGATGGTCACATCAAGGTTAATATATTTTCACTTCTTTGGAGCTGAATTGGTGATAATAATTGCAGCACTAGTTTAGATATTCTGGCAATCTAACATGTCTTTGGTGCTCAAATATGTTGGTAATATTTTTGTTATAGTTGAAGGCCAAGTGAAACACGAACAAGTTACTAGAATGTGGTTAACTTATTTTCATATATGATCTTTTCCCATTCGATTTCAACTTTTCAATGTTCTTTTACGAAAAGACCACTTATGAGTGATGTTCAATCTTGTTTTCTACAGTTGACAGATTTCGGGCTCTCCAAGGTTGGTCTAATTAACAGCACAGACGACTTGTCTACTTCATCAGTAAGTGATAGTGGTTTTCTTGGAGAAGAAGAAGCAAAAACACAGCATACATCTAAGAGAGAAGAGCGCCAAAAGCACTCGGTAGTTGGCACCCCTGATTATTTGGCACCAGAGATACTTCTTGGCATGGGACATGGTTAGTTATAGATATCAGATGACTTGATAAATAAATATAGAAGCATAATTTCAGTTTTATTATTGACgtattttcatattatttttgtAGGTGCAACTGCGGATTGGTGGTCTGTAGGTGTTATTCTTTTTGAGATGCTTGTTGGCATCCCACCGTTCAACGCAGAACATCCTCAAGTATGTTATCCAAGAAGAACAAACAATCGTTGATAAGAATCCTATGTTTCATAATCTGTAGTTGTTTATCGTTTCATGGATAATAGAGCTTATGGTGACATACTAGTGATGAAATTTAGAATCAAAACGAATGTTCCCAAAACTCAAAGCTTAGAATTGTTAATAGGGGTTCTGATTTTTAACACCCCAGTGGATAATGTGTTGCATGTAGTGTAGATTAGATAAACTCAATGAAACTTAACTAGAGATTATACAACTTGACAACATTGTTAGGACTCAACTTGGTCAAATTAATTAATGACAGGCCAACATGTGTAGATATCACATTAGATTTTTTTTGTCTTGAGCAAGTGTGCTAACCTTTAAGGTATTTTTTGACAAAGATATATGGAGCAATCAAGTTTTGATCGCTCTAAGAAGTATGAGGATTTACATTTTTACAAATTAGCACCCTTGAAGTGTGAATGAATTTCGCTACAAATTTTCTAAGTAGGActtaattttgtttttgtttttgactCATATAGAGAACTCAAcgttaataatttttcttttcatttcagCATGTTTTTGACAATATAATAAACAGGGATATCCCCTGGCCGAAGACACCTGATCAGATGAGCTATGAAGCTTATGATTTGATTGACAAGTAGGTATTCATAGAAGATATTCTGCACATTTAAACTCACAAGTCCTCTTATGAAAGGCTTATTGTATATTGTACTTGTAGTGCTTAGTACATAAAGAGATTTCTTTGTCAGACAATTATAGCTTTAAATGCAGCAACTCATTTCAGAGATATTACAAACCAAGCAATGAAACATGTTATAAGCAATAGACTAACAATTTTCTGATTTCGTGTACACTCAATTTTCAGATTACTGACTGAAAATCCAGTTCAAAGACTAGGAACAACAGGCGCAACTGAGGTAAGTACGATAAGAACTTCCTACTTGGAAGCCTCAGTTTACTTAGAAATAACTTCAAAAATGTCTGGCAGGTGAAGAGACATCCATTCTTCAAGGATATTAATTGGGATACACTTGCGAGACAAAAGGTAGTTTCAATCAATATTTGAAGTTTTCAAGATAACTTTTAACGAATCTGAAACACTTGTGCTTTAATCCTTGTTGGGTGCAGGCTATGTTCATACCATCAACAGAAGCACACGACACAAGTTATTTTATGAGCCGGTACATATGGAACCCTGAAGATGACCACGTTAATGGAGGCAGTGACTTCGACGATATGACCGACACTTGCAGCAGTGGCTCATATAGCAACATACAAAGCGAAGAGGTAAGTACTATTATCACTACATTTGAGTTCACTAGAAACCTGACTAGTCTAGTTGGAgaaatggt
This genomic interval from Humulus lupulus chromosome 8, drHumLupu1.1, whole genome shotgun sequence contains the following:
- the LOC133797994 gene encoding probable serine/threonine protein kinase IRE, encoding MSNPRSSEKPPDVGDPAKTPSHPPTPTDPSSSRAKLFKIPPFAFRGNPRSETEESEDEEEDEDTEEEEEDEEEEEDDDDKADESNDSSFDTASFQLNRIRTRSIPSPLRFSSSADDTSNNIVVDDSNKTNSTAEQRPKLTAKEQGRKVCWSQSKSLKNPSPLNPALEGNYAASSKEIQSPRFQAILRVTSGRKKRAPDIKSFSHELNSKGVRPFPLWKPRAFGHMEEIMIAIKSKFVKLKEEVNFDLSAFAGEVVNILEKPSEVPPEMREPLEDLLVDTRTCARMSSDEFWVQCEGIVQNLDDRRQELPVGILKQAYTRLLFILTRCTRLVQFQKESGFEEDRIMGLHQLSDLGVYPEQLIDSIPQDVSGPLSEKHMKKSRGHEKGNRGDGSDGVVTKSVISRTYRMSSWRKLPSAWDKKRKGANASDTASEDKLDPLHAKDDSKTRVECHADSLDPSSCHPDHSQAPTVVQRLSWGFFGDHQHVSDENLMICRICEVEIPTAHVEEHSRICTIADRCDLKGLTVNERLERVAETLEKIIESSCTPKSTPKSADAPRESFEAHRVSTSSTHEEMEELSPMKNTLSRRCSADTLDSVPDADRDSGFALDDLNVLPEIACEMRSGMTSDPTTKSSSAGSLTPRSPLLTPRTSQIELLLNGRKTISELESHQQIFKLLDIARSVANINNCEYSALQYMLERLEYLKYVIQDRKMDALVIETFGRRIEKLLQEKYVNLCGQIEDEKVDSSGMADDESSVEEDTVRSLRASPINACCKDRTSIEDFEIIKPISRGAFGRVFLARKRATGDLFAIKVLKKADMIRKNAVESILAERNILISLRNPFVVRFFYSFTCRENLYLVMEYLNGGDLYSLLRNLSCLDEDMARVYIAEVVLALEYLHSLNVVHRDLKPDNLLIGQDGHIKLTDFGLSKVGLINSTDDLSTSSVSDSGFLGEEEAKTQHTSKREERQKHSVVGTPDYLAPEILLGMGHGATADWWSVGVILFEMLVGIPPFNAEHPQHVFDNIINRDIPWPKTPDQMSYEAYDLIDKLLTENPVQRLGTTGATEVKRHPFFKDINWDTLARQKAMFIPSTEAHDTSYFMSRYIWNPEDDHVNGGSDFDDMTDTCSSGSYSNIQSEEGDECGSLTEFSAPALAVHYSFSNFSFKNLSQLASINYDLVVKNFNDSSNDSKRHNP